From Nocardioides daedukensis, the proteins below share one genomic window:
- a CDS encoding SDR family oxidoreductase, whose translation MFRKRSSRSVRRDLSGKQVFITGAASGIGRATAELAAAEGAVVHLTDRNEAPLLEVADQIRAIGGHVGLVEAVDVSDYEAVRRLAAGLTAEHGAMDIVMNIAGISSWGTVQSLEHSHWKRLVDVNLMGPIHVIETLIPPMIEAGRGGHLVNVSSAAGIIGMPWHAAYSASKFGIRGVSEVLRFDLRRHGIGVSLVCPGGVDTGLTDTIDIAGIDKATPAFTRAHAHFKKRAVSPEAAAESIIAGVRKNKYWVYTSNDIRLIHFIQRHFSPGYVGAMRVMNFGANRALPAVGQARRADQS comes from the coding sequence ATGTTCCGCAAGCGCAGCTCTCGATCCGTTCGGCGTGACCTGTCAGGCAAGCAGGTCTTCATCACTGGCGCCGCGAGCGGCATCGGGCGGGCAACCGCCGAGCTGGCCGCGGCCGAGGGAGCGGTCGTCCACCTCACCGACCGCAACGAGGCGCCCCTGCTGGAGGTCGCCGATCAGATCCGCGCGATCGGCGGGCACGTGGGACTGGTCGAGGCCGTGGACGTCAGCGACTACGAGGCTGTACGCCGTCTCGCAGCCGGCCTGACCGCAGAGCACGGGGCGATGGACATCGTGATGAACATCGCCGGCATCTCCTCGTGGGGCACGGTGCAGTCGCTGGAGCACAGTCACTGGAAGCGCCTGGTGGACGTGAACCTGATGGGACCGATCCACGTCATCGAGACGCTCATCCCGCCGATGATCGAGGCCGGCAGGGGCGGGCACCTGGTGAACGTCTCGTCGGCGGCCGGCATCATCGGGATGCCGTGGCACGCGGCCTACTCCGCCAGCAAGTTCGGCATCCGTGGGGTCTCGGAGGTGCTCCGGTTCGATCTACGGCGCCATGGGATCGGGGTGAGCCTGGTCTGCCCGGGCGGCGTGGACACCGGCCTGACCGACACCATCGACATCGCCGGCATCGACAAGGCCACCCCCGCGTTCACCAGGGCGCACGCGCACTTCAAGAAGCGGGCGGTCTCCCCCGAGGCTGCCGCCGAGTCGATCATCGCGGGCGTGCGGAAGAACAAGTACTGGGTCTACACCTCGAACGACATTCGGCTGATCCACTTCATCCAGCGGCACTTCTCCCCCGGCTATGTCGGCGCGATGCGGGTGATGAACTTCGGGGCCAACCGGGCCCTGCCTGCTGTCGGCCAGGCTCGGCGGGCGGACCAGTCGTGA
- the uvrB gene encoding excinuclease ABC subunit UvrB, with the protein MRPVTDLERRVAPFHVVSDYQPAGDQPAAIAEISKRIQAGVEDVVLLGATGTGKTASVAWVAEQLQRPMLVLQPNKTLAAQFANELRHLFPDNAIEYFVSYYDYYQPEAYVPQTDTYIEKDSSINEEVERLRHSATNSLLTRRDVIVVSTVSCIYGLGTPQEYVDRMLRLRVGEEHDRDSILRRLVEIQYTRNDMAFTRGTFRVRGDTLEIFPVYEELAVRIEFFGDEIERLMTLHPVSGEVITEDQELYVFPATHYVAGPERMERAINGIEAELTEQLANFERQGKLLEAQRLRMRTTYDVEMMRQVGSCSGIENYSMHMDGRQRGTAPNTLLDYFPEDFVLVVDESHVAVPQIGGMYEGDMSRKRNLVDHGFRLPSAMDNRPLKWEEFLERIGQTIYLSATPGNYELDRVSVDGGPPDVVEQIIRPTGLVDPEVIIRPTKGQIDDLIHEIRIRAEKNERVLVTTLTKKMSEDLTDYLLDAGIRTRYLHSEVDTLRRIELLRELRMGEYDVLVGINLLREGLDLPEVSLVAILDADKEGFLRSDKSLIQTIGRAARNVSGQVFMYADKITPSMEKAIDETNRRREKQVAYNKERGLDPQPLRKKIADITDLLAREDENTEELLKSWQLDQKGKKAPVPALSRTDAGKHAADLAGMPSADLAQLIQDLTDQMHNAAAELQFEVAARLRDEISELKKELRQMMEATK; encoded by the coding sequence ATGCGTCCAGTCACCGATCTCGAGCGTCGCGTCGCCCCCTTCCACGTGGTCTCCGACTACCAGCCAGCCGGTGACCAGCCGGCCGCCATCGCGGAGATCTCGAAGCGGATCCAGGCCGGGGTCGAGGACGTGGTGCTGCTCGGGGCGACCGGCACCGGCAAGACCGCCTCGGTCGCCTGGGTGGCCGAGCAGCTGCAACGCCCGATGCTCGTGCTCCAGCCCAACAAGACGCTTGCCGCCCAGTTCGCCAACGAGCTGCGGCACCTGTTCCCCGACAACGCGATCGAATACTTCGTCAGCTACTACGACTACTACCAGCCCGAGGCATACGTCCCGCAGACCGACACCTACATCGAGAAGGACTCCTCGATCAACGAGGAGGTCGAGCGACTCCGGCACTCGGCGACCAACTCGCTGCTCACCCGGCGTGACGTCATCGTGGTCTCCACGGTGTCGTGCATCTATGGCCTCGGCACCCCGCAGGAATACGTCGACCGGATGTTGCGCCTGCGGGTGGGGGAGGAGCACGACCGGGACTCGATCCTGCGCCGGCTGGTGGAGATCCAGTACACGCGCAACGACATGGCGTTCACCCGTGGCACCTTCCGGGTCCGTGGAGACACGCTCGAGATCTTCCCGGTCTATGAGGAGCTCGCGGTCCGCATCGAGTTCTTCGGTGACGAGATCGAGCGGTTGATGACCCTGCACCCGGTGAGCGGCGAGGTGATCACCGAGGACCAGGAGCTCTACGTCTTCCCGGCCACGCACTATGTCGCCGGCCCGGAGCGGATGGAGCGGGCGATCAACGGGATCGAGGCGGAGCTGACCGAGCAGCTCGCGAACTTCGAGCGCCAGGGCAAGCTCCTCGAGGCCCAGCGACTGCGGATGCGCACGACGTACGACGTCGAGATGATGCGCCAGGTGGGCTCGTGCTCAGGCATCGAGAACTACTCAATGCACATGGACGGGCGTCAGCGGGGCACGGCGCCGAACACCCTGCTGGACTACTTCCCCGAGGACTTCGTGCTCGTGGTCGACGAGTCCCACGTGGCCGTCCCCCAGATCGGCGGGATGTACGAGGGCGACATGTCCCGCAAGCGCAACCTGGTCGACCACGGCTTCCGGCTGCCCAGCGCGATGGACAACCGGCCACTGAAGTGGGAGGAGTTCCTGGAGCGGATCGGACAGACCATCTATCTCTCCGCGACCCCGGGCAACTACGAGTTGGACCGGGTCAGTGTCGACGGCGGCCCACCTGATGTCGTGGAGCAGATCATCCGTCCTACCGGGCTGGTCGACCCCGAGGTGATCATCCGCCCGACCAAGGGCCAGATCGACGACCTGATCCACGAGATCCGGATCCGTGCCGAGAAGAACGAGCGCGTCCTGGTCACCACGCTGACCAAGAAGATGTCCGAGGACCTCACCGACTACCTGCTCGACGCCGGCATCCGGACCCGCTACCTGCACAGCGAGGTGGACACGCTGCGCCGCATCGAGTTGCTGCGCGAGCTGAGGATGGGCGAGTACGACGTCCTGGTCGGCATCAACCTGCTCCGTGAGGGCCTCGACCTCCCCGAGGTCTCCTTGGTCGCGATCCTGGACGCCGACAAAGAGGGGTTCCTGCGCTCGGACAAGTCGCTGATCCAGACCATCGGGCGTGCGGCGCGAAACGTGTCGGGCCAGGTCTTCATGTATGCCGACAAGATCACGCCGTCGATGGAGAAGGCGATCGACGAGACCAACCGGCGACGTGAGAAGCAGGTCGCCTACAACAAGGAGCGCGGGCTCGATCCGCAGCCGCTGCGCAAGAAGATCGCCGACATCACCGACCTGCTGGCCCGGGAGGACGAGAACACCGAGGAGCTGCTCAAGAGCTGGCAGCTCGACCAGAAGGGCAAGAAGGCACCGGTGCCGGCGCTGTCGCGTACGGACGCGGGCAAGCACGCAGCCGACCTGGCAGGCATGCCCAGCGCGGACCTGGCCCAGCTGATCCAGGACCTCACCGACCAGATGCACAACGCTGCCGCGGAGCTCCAGTTCGAGGTGGCAGCCCGGCTGCGCGACGAGATCTCCGAGCTCAAGAAGGAACTGCGCCAGATGATGGAGGCCACCAAGTGA
- a CDS encoding cytochrome P450: protein MTAQLPVGFDPTDPDLNEQGIPHEQFKALRRSAPVHWVAQEQEARAGFKGCDGYWALTKHEDIAAVSKNSKVFSTAKQGAIIRFAPDMTPEQVELQGVMLINQDPPDHTKLRQVISRGFTPRAIGALHEALKERAHKIVADAKAKGSGNFVEDIAAELPLQAIAELMGVPQEDRGKLFEWSNQMLSYDDPEIEGDEEAASIEILTYAAALADERRKNPKDDIVTKLLTADVNGEALTDDEFGFFIILLAVAGNETTRNAITHGMDAFFNHPEQWEDYKANRPDTAVDEIVRWATPVSVFQRVALEDVEINGQLVKEGDRVGLFYSSGNFDEDNFDAPYDFNINRQNNNHLGFGGHGAHYCIGANLARLEIELIFNEIADQIPDIKRAGEPHRLRSAWINGIKALQVTY from the coding sequence GTGACCGCGCAGTTGCCCGTGGGATTCGATCCGACGGACCCGGACCTGAACGAGCAGGGGATTCCGCACGAGCAGTTCAAGGCGCTGCGCCGCAGCGCACCCGTGCACTGGGTAGCCCAGGAACAGGAGGCGCGGGCCGGATTCAAGGGCTGCGACGGCTACTGGGCACTCACCAAGCACGAGGACATCGCAGCGGTGTCGAAGAACAGCAAGGTGTTCTCCACCGCCAAGCAGGGCGCCATCATCCGGTTCGCTCCGGACATGACTCCCGAGCAGGTCGAGCTGCAGGGCGTGATGCTGATCAACCAGGACCCGCCGGACCACACCAAGCTCCGCCAGGTGATCTCCCGTGGGTTCACCCCCCGCGCCATCGGTGCCCTGCACGAGGCGCTCAAGGAGCGGGCCCACAAGATCGTCGCGGATGCCAAGGCCAAGGGCTCGGGCAACTTCGTCGAGGACATCGCCGCCGAGCTCCCGCTCCAGGCCATCGCAGAGTTGATGGGAGTCCCGCAGGAGGACCGCGGCAAGCTGTTCGAGTGGTCGAACCAGATGCTCTCCTACGACGACCCGGAGATCGAGGGCGACGAGGAAGCAGCGTCGATCGAGATCCTGACCTACGCGGCAGCACTGGCCGACGAGCGTCGCAAGAACCCCAAGGACGACATCGTCACCAAGCTGCTGACCGCTGACGTCAACGGTGAGGCACTGACCGACGACGAGTTCGGGTTCTTCATCATCCTGCTCGCAGTGGCCGGCAACGAGACCACCCGCAACGCCATCACCCACGGGATGGACGCCTTCTTCAACCACCCCGAGCAGTGGGAGGACTACAAGGCGAACCGTCCCGACACCGCTGTTGACGAGATCGTGCGCTGGGCGACCCCGGTGTCGGTCTTCCAGCGGGTGGCGCTCGAGGACGTCGAGATCAACGGCCAGCTGGTCAAGGAGGGCGATCGTGTCGGGCTGTTCTACTCGAGCGGCAACTTCGACGAGGACAACTTCGACGCGCCCTACGACTTCAACATCAACCGCCAGAACAACAACCACCTCGGTTTCGGTGGTCACGGGGCGCACTACTGCATCGGCGCAAACCTGGCCCGGCTGGAGATCGAGCTGATCTTCAACGAGATCGCGGACCAGATCCCCGACATCAAGCGGGCCGGCGAACCCCACCGCCTGCGCAGCGCCTGGATCAACGGCATCAAGGCGCTCCAGGTCACCTACTGA
- a CDS encoding TM2 domain-containing protein codes for MQGQPMPGQPGQGYGMPAPGYAYGFPGAPDPQAPYGRHPQTGEPYGEKSKLLAGLLQLIIGTLGIGRFYTGHTTIAIFQLLTCGGCGVWALIDGIMILVQDDQRDADGRLLRPN; via the coding sequence ATGCAAGGCCAGCCCATGCCGGGCCAGCCCGGTCAGGGCTACGGAATGCCGGCGCCGGGATATGCCTACGGCTTCCCCGGCGCCCCGGACCCGCAGGCGCCGTACGGCCGCCACCCGCAGACCGGCGAGCCCTACGGCGAGAAGAGCAAGCTGCTGGCCGGCCTGCTCCAGCTGATCATCGGCACCCTGGGCATCGGTCGGTTCTACACCGGCCACACCACCATCGCGATCTTCCAGCTCCTCACCTGTGGTGGGTGCGGTGTCTGGGCGCTGATCGACGGGATCATGATCCTGGTCCAGGACGACCAGCGCGACGCGGACGGTCGGCTGCTGCGACCCAACTGA
- a CDS encoding acyl-CoA dehydrogenase family protein, producing MFEWSQDDLAVRDAVRKFVDKELRPHQDALEFEGLPPYDLVRSYYSAFGLAEAAAQRFDHDIRKTEAEAAGQPFDEEQPEGLEVALGSIANIELVKVGMGIPTAIGVSAGLTAGTINALGSVEQRKRWARDLLTFDKVGAWAITEPESGSDAFGGMRSTVRPDGDDFLLSGHKTFITNGPYADTIVVYAKLDDGSGVDRRQQPVLTFVLDTGMEGLTQSQPFKKMGMASSPTGELFFDNVRLGRDRLLAGTPGSDGRASAKANFVAERVGIATFALGIIEECQRLSIDYAKSRELWGKPIGDFQLIQLKLAEMEIARVNVANMVFKGIAARRAGTLIDIAEASAYKLYSSRAACEVAMEAVQLFGGNGYMAEYRVEQLARDAKSLMIYAGSNEVQVTHVAKGLLRR from the coding sequence ATGTTCGAGTGGAGCCAGGACGACCTGGCCGTCCGTGACGCCGTCCGCAAGTTCGTGGACAAGGAACTCCGTCCCCACCAGGACGCGCTCGAGTTCGAGGGACTGCCTCCCTACGACCTCGTCCGCAGCTACTACTCCGCCTTCGGGCTGGCCGAGGCCGCTGCTCAGCGCTTCGACCACGACATCCGCAAGACCGAGGCGGAGGCGGCCGGGCAGCCCTTCGACGAGGAGCAACCCGAAGGCCTCGAGGTGGCCCTGGGCAGCATCGCGAACATCGAGCTGGTCAAGGTCGGCATGGGCATCCCCACGGCCATCGGGGTCTCGGCCGGACTGACCGCCGGGACCATCAACGCGCTCGGCTCCGTGGAACAGCGCAAGCGCTGGGCGCGCGACCTGCTCACCTTCGACAAGGTCGGCGCCTGGGCGATCACCGAACCCGAGTCGGGATCGGACGCGTTCGGCGGGATGCGCTCGACCGTGCGACCCGACGGCGACGACTTCCTGCTCAGCGGGCACAAGACGTTCATCACCAACGGCCCGTACGCCGACACCATCGTCGTCTACGCCAAGCTCGACGACGGATCCGGCGTCGACCGCCGTCAGCAGCCCGTGCTGACCTTCGTCCTGGACACCGGCATGGAAGGCCTCACCCAGTCCCAGCCCTTCAAGAAGATGGGGATGGCCTCCTCCCCCACCGGCGAGCTCTTCTTCGACAACGTCCGTCTTGGACGCGACCGACTGCTCGCCGGCACACCCGGTTCCGACGGGCGTGCATCGGCCAAGGCCAACTTCGTGGCCGAGCGGGTCGGCATCGCCACCTTCGCCCTGGGAATCATCGAGGAGTGCCAGCGGCTCTCGATCGACTATGCGAAGTCCAGGGAGCTGTGGGGCAAGCCGATCGGCGACTTCCAGCTGATCCAGCTCAAGCTCGCCGAGATGGAGATCGCGCGCGTCAACGTGGCCAACATGGTCTTCAAGGGCATCGCCGCCCGGCGGGCCGGCACCTTGATCGACATCGCCGAAGCGTCGGCGTACAAGCTGTATTCGTCTCGCGCCGCCTGCGAGGTGGCGATGGAAGCGGTGCAGCTGTTCGGCGGCAACGGCTACATGGCCGAATACCGGGTCGAGCAGCTGGCTCGCGACGCGAAGTCGCTGATGATCTATGCGGGTTCCAACGAAGTGCAGGTGACACACGTCGCCAAGGGTTTGCTGCGCCGCTGA
- a CDS encoding SDR family oxidoreductase, producing MTIGIDLTGRVALVTGGSQGVGLGIAEVLVEAGATVVTCARSAVEQPLEGTSHLQCDVRDPESVHAMVDSIVAEHGHLDIVVNNAGGAPYALAADASPRLHDKILGLNLTAPLLVAQAANAVMQGQEQGGAIVNISSISAQRPSPGTAAYGAAKAGVDSLTKSLGMEWGPKVRVNAINVGLCRTPQTDDHYGGDETVAAIEATIPLGRMAKPEEVGNVVAFLASDLASYVSGAAIECHGGGEPPVFLSVLSTHS from the coding sequence ATGACAATCGGAATCGACCTCACCGGGCGCGTGGCTCTGGTGACCGGCGGCTCGCAAGGCGTCGGCCTGGGGATCGCCGAGGTCCTCGTCGAGGCCGGTGCCACCGTCGTCACGTGTGCCCGCTCAGCCGTCGAGCAGCCGCTGGAGGGCACCAGCCACCTCCAGTGCGATGTGCGCGACCCCGAGTCGGTCCACGCGATGGTCGACTCGATCGTGGCCGAGCACGGCCACCTCGACATCGTCGTCAACAACGCCGGGGGAGCGCCGTACGCGCTCGCAGCCGATGCCTCGCCACGTCTGCACGACAAGATCCTCGGCCTGAACCTGACCGCTCCGCTGCTGGTGGCACAGGCCGCCAACGCCGTGATGCAGGGCCAGGAGCAGGGCGGTGCGATCGTGAACATCTCCTCGATCAGCGCGCAACGCCCCTCGCCGGGCACGGCGGCGTACGGCGCTGCCAAGGCCGGCGTGGACTCGCTGACCAAGTCCCTCGGCATGGAGTGGGGCCCCAAGGTGCGCGTGAACGCGATCAACGTCGGCCTGTGCCGCACCCCGCAGACCGACGACCACTACGGCGGTGACGAGACCGTGGCCGCGATCGAGGCGACCATCCCGCTCGGCAGGATGGCCAAGCCCGAGGAGGTCGGCAACGTTGTTGCCTTCTTGGCCTCCGATCTCGCCTCCTACGTCTCCGGCGCCGCGATCGAGTGCCACGGCGGCGGCGAGCCGCCGGTCTTCCTCTCCGTCCTCAGCACCCATTCCTGA
- a CDS encoding steroid 3-ketoacyl-CoA thiolase → MGKPVIVEAVRTPQGKRRGWLAGLHPAELLGAAQVEVLRRSGIDPELVDQVIGGCVTQAGEQSNNMVRRAWMHAGLPNHTASTVIDAQCSSAQQSTHLINSMIAAGAISVGVACGIESMSRIPLGGNVPKGLGDPRPSSWDIDLPNQFEGADRIVRDRGFNRSQVDEFGLWSQQKARAAVDAGHFDREIFGVEAPVLDAEGNPTGQTQVVKTDQGLRETTLEGLAQLAPVLEGGVHTAGTSSQISDGASALLLMDEDLALSLGLTPRARIISSCLVGADPYYHLDGPVQATEKLLKDTGMGIGDIDICEVNEAFAGVVMSWAKVHEVPEEKINVNGGAIAIGHPVGSTGTRLLTTALHELERRDAQTALVSMCAGGAQASGTIIERI, encoded by the coding sequence ATGGGCAAGCCAGTCATCGTCGAAGCAGTCCGTACGCCGCAGGGCAAGCGTCGAGGCTGGCTCGCCGGTCTGCACCCGGCCGAGTTGCTCGGCGCCGCTCAGGTGGAGGTGCTCAGGCGCTCCGGCATCGACCCCGAGCTCGTCGACCAGGTCATCGGTGGCTGCGTCACCCAGGCCGGAGAACAGTCCAACAACATGGTGCGCCGCGCCTGGATGCATGCCGGCCTGCCCAACCACACGGCCTCGACGGTCATCGACGCCCAGTGCTCCTCGGCCCAGCAGTCCACTCACCTGATCAACTCGATGATCGCTGCGGGTGCGATCAGCGTCGGGGTTGCTTGCGGCATCGAGTCGATGTCACGCATCCCGCTCGGCGGCAACGTTCCCAAGGGCCTGGGCGACCCCCGCCCCAGTAGCTGGGACATCGACCTGCCCAACCAGTTCGAGGGCGCCGACCGGATCGTCCGTGACCGCGGTTTCAACCGCAGCCAGGTGGACGAGTTCGGCCTGTGGTCCCAGCAGAAGGCCCGCGCTGCTGTCGACGCAGGACACTTCGACCGGGAGATCTTCGGTGTCGAGGCACCGGTCCTCGACGCCGAGGGGAACCCCACCGGCCAGACGCAGGTCGTGAAGACGGACCAGGGCCTGCGCGAGACCACGCTCGAGGGCCTGGCCCAGCTTGCTCCGGTGCTCGAGGGCGGAGTCCACACTGCGGGTACGTCGTCCCAGATCTCCGACGGCGCCTCGGCCCTGCTCCTGATGGACGAGGACCTGGCCCTCTCGCTCGGTCTCACTCCGCGCGCCAGGATCATCTCCTCCTGCCTGGTCGGCGCAGACCCCTACTACCACCTCGACGGGCCGGTCCAGGCGACCGAGAAGCTGCTCAAGGACACGGGCATGGGCATCGGCGACATCGACATCTGCGAGGTCAACGAGGCATTCGCCGGGGTCGTGATGTCGTGGGCAAAGGTGCACGAGGTGCCCGAGGAGAAGATCAACGTCAACGGTGGCGCCATCGCCATCGGGCACCCGGTCGGCTCCACCGGCACCCGACTGCTGACCACCGCCCTGCACGAGCTGGAGCGGCGCGACGCGCAGACCGCGCTGGTCTCGATGTGCGCCGGTGGCGCACAGGCCTCCGGCACGATCATCGAACGCATCTGA
- a CDS encoding phospholipase D-like domain-containing protein: MLRPNFSNAWALSWLRRSLITFVTAPVLLAMGLTLVDSYRRRNKKPKPFPITAPETVSVGDGTVTTYTFGKDVYADMLEAIGSAKKQILLETYIWKGDEVGERFKQALTDAAERGVDVHIIYDGFANLVVNPRFKRFAPSLKVLRYPVYNAGFRFFDLRRYGRAHRKILVVDDAVGFVGGYNIGTPYATEWRDTHCRITGPGVWDLKRAFADFWNLNRRKRFRASERPLLLETASQWEPRIRIHRNVPRLWMFPIRSMYLEAINRATSRVWLSHAYFIPDEDFVDAINNAARRGVDVRLLVPQKSNHIVADWLGRGYYSQMLEAGVKIHWFREAMVHSKTATIDGNWATIGTANIDRLSMSGNYEINVEFIDPKLAATMEAIFETDLSNCVPVTLADWERRNIYRRFTEAVLAPLRHVL; the protein is encoded by the coding sequence GTGCTCCGACCCAACTTCTCCAACGCCTGGGCACTGTCGTGGCTTCGGCGGTCCCTGATCACGTTCGTCACGGCCCCGGTGCTGCTGGCGATGGGGCTCACCCTCGTCGACTCCTACCGACGCCGGAACAAGAAGCCGAAGCCTTTCCCGATCACCGCGCCGGAGACCGTCTCGGTGGGCGATGGCACGGTGACGACCTACACCTTCGGCAAGGACGTCTATGCCGACATGTTGGAGGCGATCGGGAGCGCGAAGAAGCAGATCCTCCTGGAGACCTACATCTGGAAGGGCGACGAGGTCGGCGAGCGCTTCAAGCAGGCCCTCACCGATGCGGCCGAGCGAGGCGTCGACGTACACATCATCTATGACGGGTTCGCCAACCTGGTGGTGAACCCGAGGTTCAAGCGGTTCGCCCCGAGCCTCAAGGTGCTGCGCTATCCGGTCTACAACGCCGGGTTCCGCTTCTTCGACCTGCGCCGCTACGGCCGCGCCCACCGCAAGATCCTGGTGGTCGACGACGCCGTGGGGTTCGTCGGCGGCTACAACATCGGCACGCCCTATGCCACCGAGTGGCGAGACACCCACTGCCGGATCACCGGGCCGGGCGTGTGGGACCTCAAGCGCGCCTTCGCCGACTTCTGGAACCTCAACCGCCGCAAGCGCTTCCGCGCCAGCGAGCGCCCGTTGCTGCTGGAGACCGCCTCGCAGTGGGAGCCGCGGATCCGGATCCACCGCAACGTGCCGCGGCTGTGGATGTTCCCGATCCGGTCGATGTACCTCGAGGCGATCAACCGCGCCACCAGTCGCGTCTGGCTCAGCCACGCCTACTTCATCCCGGACGAGGACTTCGTCGACGCGATCAACAACGCGGCCCGGCGCGGGGTCGACGTACGCCTGCTCGTGCCGCAGAAGTCGAACCACATCGTCGCCGACTGGCTCGGCCGGGGTTACTACAGCCAGATGCTCGAAGCCGGCGTGAAGATCCACTGGTTCCGTGAGGCGATGGTGCACTCCAAGACGGCCACCATCGACGGCAACTGGGCGACCATCGGGACCGCCAACATCGACCGCCTGAGCATGAGCGGCAACTACGAGATCAACGTCGAGTTCATCGACCCGAAGCTCGCCGCCACGATGGAGGCGATCTTCGAGACGGACCTGTCCAACTGTGTCCCGGTAACCCTGGCCGACTGGGAACGTCGCAACATCTATCGCCGATTCACCGAGGCCGTACTCGCCCCGCTCCGCCACGTCTTGTGA
- a CDS encoding SDR family oxidoreductase produces the protein MTRLLEGRIAIVTGAGRGIGRAHALELARHGAKIVVNDFGVTNNGEKSDSPAHQVVAEIEALGGEAVVNGADVADFDQAGAMVQQAIDTFGALDILVNNAGFVRDRMLVNAAEDEWDAVIRVHLKGHFAPLRHAAAYWRAESKADRKRAGRVINTTSGAGLQGSIGQVAYSAAKGGIATMTLVAAAELGRVGVTVNAIAPVARTRMTEGAFDTSEMALPEDNSPVVAWLASEAAANVTGRIFEIDGGRLTLEDAWRHGASKDAGRRWEATELGDVVNSLIAEGAEPEPVYGS, from the coding sequence ATGACCCGTCTTCTCGAAGGACGCATCGCCATCGTCACCGGAGCCGGCCGAGGCATCGGCCGCGCCCACGCGCTCGAGCTCGCCCGCCACGGCGCGAAGATCGTGGTGAACGACTTCGGCGTCACCAACAACGGCGAGAAGTCCGACTCTCCCGCTCACCAGGTGGTGGCCGAGATCGAGGCCCTCGGCGGTGAGGCGGTCGTCAACGGCGCGGATGTGGCCGACTTCGACCAGGCCGGCGCGATGGTCCAGCAGGCGATCGACACCTTCGGAGCCCTCGACATCCTGGTCAACAACGCCGGCTTCGTGCGCGACCGGATGCTGGTCAATGCGGCCGAGGACGAGTGGGACGCCGTGATCCGCGTGCACCTGAAGGGGCACTTCGCCCCGCTGCGCCACGCAGCGGCGTACTGGCGCGCGGAGTCGAAGGCGGACCGCAAGCGCGCGGGTCGCGTGATCAACACGACCTCGGGAGCCGGACTCCAGGGATCCATCGGTCAGGTCGCCTACTCGGCCGCAAAGGGCGGCATCGCGACCATGACGCTGGTGGCCGCGGCCGAGCTCGGGCGCGTCGGCGTGACGGTCAACGCGATCGCCCCGGTGGCGCGGACCCGGATGACCGAAGGCGCCTTCGACACCAGCGAGATGGCACTGCCCGAGGACAACTCGCCGGTGGTGGCGTGGCTCGCCTCCGAGGCGGCCGCCAACGTGACCGGCCGGATCTTCGAGATCGACGGGGGCCGGTTGACCCTCGAGGACGCGTGGCGCCACGGCGCGAGCAAGGACGCGGGTCGGCGCTGGGAGGCGACCGAGCTCGGGGACGTGGTCAACTCGTTGATCGCCGAGGGTGCTGAGCCTGAGCCGGTCTACGGAAGCTGA
- a CDS encoding carboxymuconolactone decarboxylase family protein produces the protein MSGQARLAPGSMRDVGPFIWLFSRIAGKVSRTEPPAVFLTLGRNRRLFWGWLHFAGTLMPGGRLARRETELVILRVAASAGSDYEWEQHAGLGRRAGLTAGEIDAVALLAGAQGPQGMEQHDWSLRDRLLLDVTDELLASQDLSDETWRRLRDVLDERTAVELLMLVGHYRMLATTLKALRVQPDRRL, from the coding sequence GTGAGCGGCCAGGCCAGGCTCGCCCCCGGGTCGATGCGCGACGTGGGTCCGTTCATCTGGCTCTTCTCCCGGATCGCAGGCAAGGTCTCACGCACCGAGCCGCCAGCCGTCTTCCTGACCCTGGGCCGCAATCGCCGGCTCTTCTGGGGCTGGCTGCACTTCGCCGGCACGCTGATGCCCGGTGGACGGCTCGCCCGGCGAGAGACCGAGCTGGTGATCCTCCGGGTCGCGGCGAGCGCGGGATCGGACTATGAGTGGGAGCAGCACGCTGGCCTCGGCCGCCGGGCCGGTCTCACCGCCGGCGAGATCGACGCCGTCGCCCTGCTCGCCGGCGCCCAGGGCCCCCAGGGCATGGAGCAGCACGACTGGTCGCTGCGGGACCGGCTGCTCCTCGACGTCACCGACGAGCTCCTCGCGAGCCAGGACCTGAGCGACGAGACCTGGCGCCGACTGCGCGACGTACTCGATGAGCGCACCGCGGTCGAGCTCTTGATGCTGGTCGGTCACTACCGGATGCTGGCCACGACGTTGAAGGCGCTGAGGGTCCAGCCCGACCGCCGCCTCTGA